In Armatimonadota bacterium, a single genomic region encodes these proteins:
- a CDS encoding DUF3052 family protein, whose product MKKLGFKAPLSLLAVDPPRDYVGWLGALPEGMRIISKTSKPIQAAHVFVTKRQDLKKRLVAFRKQLEPNGSVWVSWPKKASKVETDITEDIIREIALSLGFVDVKVCAVSDVWSGLKLVIRKNERTA is encoded by the coding sequence ATGAAGAAGCTCGGGTTCAAAGCTCCGTTGTCGCTTCTCGCGGTTGACCCACCACGGGACTACGTTGGCTGGCTGGGTGCATTGCCCGAAGGGATGCGCATCATTTCCAAAACGAGCAAACCGATTCAGGCGGCACACGTGTTTGTCACCAAGAGGCAAGATCTGAAGAAGAGGCTTGTCGCATTTCGAAAGCAACTTGAGCCAAACGGCTCTGTGTGGGTGTCGTGGCCAAAGAAAGCATCAAAGGTCGAAACTGACATCACCGAAGACATTATCCGAGAAATTGCGTTGTCACTCGGCTTCGTCGACGTCAAAGTATGTGCTGTCAGCGATGTCTGGTCGGGGCTGAAACTCGTCATTCGTAAGAATGAAAGAA